The following coding sequences are from one Nicotiana tomentosiformis chromosome 3, ASM39032v3, whole genome shotgun sequence window:
- the LOC104117716 gene encoding glycine-rich RNA-binding protein RZ1C-like isoform X2 — protein MNEICRTADSAAQVMLDRDTGRPRGFGFLTYADRRAMEDAIREMDGAEFGDRAITVNKAQPKMGSEDPDHGYGGGYLSGGRASYGGGNRSVGQDTCFSCGRPGHWARDCPLEGGGRGARPLTPPRSRYGGGGRGDRFGSDRDRYMDDRYDRGNYADRERYDSRYGNRDRYTSGRYPPGGDRLGNRYGGSDRYPQNGYGKERDFDRDVGPRGVGDRYEAGGPAREGRSYRDRAGPYDRPQRGGRPPSFDRY, from the exons ATGAATGAAATCTGCAGGACTGCAGATTCCGCCGCCCAA GTTATGCTGGACAGAGACACTGGTCGCCCTCGTGGATTTGGGTTCTTAACATATGCAGACCGCCGGGCAATGGAGGACGCGATAAGAGAAATGGATGGTGCAGAGTTTGGTGATAGGGCAATCACAGTGAACAAGGCCCAACCAAAGATGGGAAGTGAGGATCCTGACCATGGCTATGGTGGAGGTTACTTATCAGGTGGCAGGGCAAGCTATGGTGGGGGTAATAGGTCAGTTGGGCAAGATACTTGCTTCAGCTGTGGTCGCCCTGGCCATTGGGCCAGAGACTGTCCATTAGAAGGAGGTGGCCGTGGTGCTCGACCACTAACACCCCCTCGTTCTAGGTACGGCGGTGGTGGACGTGGGGATAGGTTTGGAAGTGACCGTGATAGGTACATGGATGACCGGTATGATAGAGGGAACTATGCAGATAGGGAGCGCTATGACAGCAGATACGGGAACCGTGATCGATACACTAGTGGCAG GTACCCTCCTGGTGGTGATCGCTTGGGCAACAGGTATGGGGGTTCTGACCGCTACCCTCAGAATGGTTATGGCAAAGAGAGAGATTTTGATAGGGATGTAGGCCCGAGAGGTGTGGGTGACAGATATGAAGCTGGAGGGCCAGCCCGAGAAGGAAGAAGCTACAGAGATAGAGCGGGACCATATGACCGCCCTCAAAGGGGAGGACGCCCACCTTCCTTTGACCGTTACTGA